ataataaattgtgatactgcaattttctaattttcaaGCGATTTGTAAGTACATTCAATTCTTCATATCCATTACCTGATTTTGAATGTTATAACAATGGTGTAAGTTAATTTCTAATGGAAGTAttccaaacaaaaaatatcggaTAAAATAGACCTTATTATTTACGAGATAAGGTTCAATTTAAAGTCCAAGTTGGTTGGGCTCGACGCTCAAGAAGATAGGGCGGCGGTTGACTCCACATGAGCAATAACACCTTCCATCCTTCGTCCCGTCGTTGATAAATAGTGTATTCAGGTTCATGTCAGTTTCAATACCTGAAAATTGGTGTAAAGTGTTTATACCACTAAAAGTTGTGGCTAGATTTGATCTTCGCTTAAATTaggttccctatttttatgtatacaattttatgttataatataacttggcatacttttacttatcataataatagttacgcactatattaatttgcacaatatttttacgcattcctaccataagcataacaatttttaagcataatattctaaagcatattgaTGGCTTATGCCGCCGCCGCactactgctacactatagctttatacgaatcaaaattatggtaaaatacattggtctaaactataattatgcttattgaaaaaatatgccaaaaaacaaatgttaaaacattattatgtcaaaaaaatatatcgcatcgttatgctaaattaaattaggataaattTCTAGGGCGGGTAGCACGCGGCCCAAGTTGGTGTTTTGGTGATACAGAAACATTAAGAATGTGGAAAAATACCTCTAGGTTTGTTCAGATCGTAACGGCCTCGTCTGTCGATGACGTCTGTTGAGCTGGACTGAGCATTGCTTTGGCTTTGTGAGGAAGAACCTGAGCTTGAGCCTGATTGCCCTGGTCCTGGGTAACCAGGTTGTTCTAAAACggaatttgtaaattatgtacGGGATCGAAATGTACCATTTGTTGACCAAAGCGTGCAGatttccgaaactaccaaacgtaattatttgataacaagtataaaaaacaaattaaaaagctcctggctttcaatattcatttcgctacaactatTGAActgctgaaccgatttttatgaaatatggttaagaacactcggggtaaaattatctatgatacTGAAAagtaaacgaaaatcggttcatccgtttgggagctacgatgccaccggcagacacacagacagacacgttaaacttataacacccctaaTTTGCgttgggggttaaaaatgaCTACATTTACCTACGAAGCCATGCCATGTATGAAGAATGGAACCCATAGGCTCAAACCGTCTGTGGATACACTATAACTTGATGAACCgcgtcaaaatattaatatacgtgttaataaatatcatcaaTTCTAAGTAAATATCGAtagaaaaacttattattttgctGGTAAAAAAACCTTCATCTATTACCTGGTTGTCCATATAGGTAGGTGTTGCTTTGGGCATCGCTTGAACTCTGCGACTGAGAAGACGAAGTGGCATATTCTGGACGAGTGTATATTGGTTGAATGGGCCTTCCTTGATTAGATGTCGAGTAACTTGAGGATTGGGAATCTGATCCGCTTGATGAAGACAACTGTTGACCAGACAATTGACTCGTTTGTGAGGAAGATAAGCTCTGGGCACCACTAGAGCCGGTTAAAGGTTGGATTGGGCCACCTGGCTGAATTGGGCCACCTGGTTGAATTGGGCCACCTGGTTGAATTGGGCCACCTGGTTGAATTGAGCCACCTGGTTGAATTGGGCCACCTGGTTGAATTGGGCCACCTGGTTGAATAGGGCCACCTGGTTGAATCGGGCCACCTGGTTGAATCGGGCCACCTGGTTGAATCGGGCCACCTGGTTGAATCAGGCCACCTGGTTGAATCGGGCCACCTGGTTGAATCAGGCCACCTGGTTGAATCGGGCCACCTGGTTGAATCGGGCCACCTGCTTGAATCGGGCCACCTGGTTGAATCGGGCCACCTGCTTGGATTGGGCCACTTGGACCTTCTGGTTGGACAATTGGACCTTCTTGTTGTACTATTATTGGGCGTCTTGGTTGATTAGATGACGAAGAGCTTGAAGATTGGGAGTTGGAACCACTTGATGATAATGATTGTTGGCCAGACGTCTGTGAATTGGATGAGCTCTGAGAACTACTTAAGGAATCGCTCGAACCAGTCACAGGTTGTATTGGGACACCAGGTTGAACAATTATTGGCCCACCTGGTTGATTGGAATTAGAAGAGCTGGAAGACTGGGAACTTATTCCGCTTGATGAAGAAGATTGTTGTTCGGAAGTCACACTTGAAGCCTGTGATGACGATGAGCTCTGGGATCCATTGGAAGACCAAGACACAGGTTGGATTGGGCCGCCAGGTTGAACGATTATTGGGCGTCCTGGTTGGTTAGGCAATAAAGAGCTTGAAGATTGGGAACTTGATCCGGAATTTGACGATGTCGATCCATTGTTGCCAGATAAGCCACTAGAGGATTGGCTTCCACTCGAGGATCCGCTTGATGATTGGCCTCCATTGGATAATCCGCTGGACGATTGGCCTCCATTGGATAATCCGCTGGACGATTGTCCTCCATTGGATAATCCGCTGGACGATTGGTTTCCACTGGAGGATCCGCTTGACGATTGGCTTCCACTAGAGGATCCGCTTGATGATTGGCTTCCACTAGAGGATCCGCTTGATGATTGGCCTCCATTGGATAGTCCGCTGGACGATTGGCTTCCATTGGAGGATCCGCTAGACGCTTGGCTTCCACTGAATGATCCGCTAGACACTTGGCTTCCACTGGAGGATCCGCTAGACGATTGGTTTCCACTGGAGGATCCGCTAGACGATTGGCTTCCACTGGAGGATCCGCTGGACGATTGGCTTCCACTGGAGGATCCGCTTGACGATTGGGTTCCACTAGAGGATCCGCTTGATGATTGGCCACCATTGGATAGTCCGCTGGACGATTGGCTTCCACTGGAGGATCCGCTAGACGCTTGGCTTCCACTGGATGATCCGCTAGACGATTGGCTTCCACTGGAGGATCCGCTAGACGATTGGCTTCCACTGGAGGATCCGTTAGACGATTGGCTTATACTAGAGGATCCGCTTGATGATTGGCCTCCATTGGATAGTCCGCTGGACGATTGGCTTCCACTGGAGGATCCGCTAGACGATTGGCTTCCACTGGAGGATCCGTTAGACGATTGGCTTATACTGGATAATCCGCTGGACGATTGGCTTCCACTGGAGGATCCGCTTGATGATTGGCTTCCACTAGAGGATCCGCTTGATGATTGGCTTCCACTGGAGGATCCGCTGGACGATTGGCTTCCACTGGAGGATCCGCTGGACGATTGGCTTCCACTGGAGGATCCGTTAGACGATTGGCTTCCACTGGAGGATCCGCTTGACGATTGGCTTCCACTAGAGGATCCGCTTGATGATTGGCCTCCATTGGATAGTCCACTGGACGATTGGCTTCCACTGGAGGATCCGCTAGACGATTGGCTTCCACTGGAGGATCCGTTAGACGATTGGCTTATACTGGATAATCCGCTAGACGATTGGCTTCCACTGGAGGATCCGCTTAACGATTGGCTTCCACTGGATGATCCGCTTGATGATTGGCCTCCATTGGATAGTCCGCTGGACAATTGGCTTCCACTGGATGATCCGCTGGACGATTGGCTTCCACTGGAGGATCCGTTAGACGATTGGCTTCCACTGGAAGATCCGCTAGATGATTGGCTTCCACTGGAAGATCCGTTAGACAATTGGCTTCCACTGGAGGATCCGCTAGACGATTGGCTTCCACTGGAGGATCCGTTAGACGATTGGCTTCCACTGGAAGATCCGCTAGACGATTGGCTTCCACTGGAGGATCCGTTAGATGATTGGCTTCCACTAGAGGATCCGCTAGACGATTGGCTTCCACTGGAGGATCCGCTTAACGATTGGCTTCCACTGGATGATCCGCTTGATGATTGGCCTCCATTGGATAGTCCGCTGGACGCTTGGCTTCCACTGGATGATCCGCTGGACGATTGGCTTCCACTGGAGGATCCGTTAGACGATTGGCTTCCACTGGAAGATCCGCTAGATGATTGGCTTCCACTGGATGATCCGTTAGACAATTGGCTTCCACTGGAGGATCCGCTAGACGATTGGCTTCCACTGGAGGATCCGCTAGACGCTTGGCTTCCACTGGATGATCCGCTGGACGATTGGCTTCCACTGGAGGATTCGTTAGATGATTGGCTTCCACTGGAAGATCCGCTAGATGATTGGCTTCCACTGGATGATCCGTTAGACAATTGGCTTCCACTGGAGGATCCGTTAGATGATTGGCTTTCACTGGAGGATCCGCTAGACCATTGGCTTCCACTGGAGGATTCGTTAGATGATTGGCTTCCACTGGAAGATCCGCTAGATGATTGGCTTCCACTGGATGATCCGTTAGACAATTGGCTTCCACTGGAGGATCCGCTAGACGATTGGCTTCCACTGGAGGATCCGTTAGACGATTGGCTTCCACTGGAAGATCCGCTAGACGATTGGCTTCCACTGGAGGATCCGTTAGATGATTGGCTTCCACTGGAGGATCCGCTAGACGATTGACTTCCACTGGATGATCCGCTGGACGATTGGCTTCCACTGGAGGATTCGTTAGATGATTGGCTTCCACTGGAAGATCCGCTAGATGATTGGCTTCCACTGGATGATCCGTTAGACAATTGGCTTCCACTGGAGGATCCGCTAGACGATTGGCTTCCACTGGAGGATCCGTTAGACGATTGGCTTCCACTGGAAGATCCACTAGACGATTGGCTTCCACTGGAGGATCCGTTAGATGATTGGCTTCCACTGGAGGATCCGCTAGACGATTGGCTTCCACTGGAGGATCCGTTAGACGATTGGCTTCCACTGGATGATCCGCTAGACGTTTGACTTCCACTGGATGATCCGCTAGACGTTTGGCTTCCACTGGAGGATCCGCTAGTCGATTGGCTTCCACTGGAGGATCCGCTTGACGATTGGCTTCCACTAGAGGATCCGCTTGATGATTGGCCTCCATTGGATAGTCCACTGGACGATTGGCTTCCACTGGAGGATCCGCTAGACGATTGGCTTCCACTGGAGGATCCGTTAGACGATTGGCTTATACTGGATAATCCGCTGGACGATTGGCTTCCACTGGAGGATCCGTTAGATGATTGGCTTCCACTGGAGGATCCGCTAGACGATTGGCTTCCACTGGAGGATCCGTTAGACGATTGGCTTCCACTGGATGATCCGCTAGACGCTTGACTTCCACTGGATGATCCGCTAGACGTTTGGCTTCCACTGGAGGATCCGCTAGTCGATTGGCTTCCACTGGAGGATCCGCTTGACGATTGGCTTCCACTAGAGGATCCGCTTGATAATTGGCCTCCATTGGATAGTCCACTGGACGATTGGCTTCCACTGGAGGATCCGCTAGATGATTGGCTTCCATTGGAGGATCCGCTAATCGATTGGCTTATACTGGATAATCCGCTGGACGATTGGCTTCCACTGGAGGATCCGCTTGACGATTGGCTTCCACTGGATGATCCGCTTGATGATTGGCCTCCATTGGATAGTCCGCTGGACGATTGGCTTTCACTGGAGGATCCGCTAGACGCTTGGCTTCCACTGGATGATCCGCTGGACGATTGGCTTCCACTGGAGGATCCATTAGACGATTGGCTTCCACTGGAAGATCCGCTAGATGCTTGGCTTCCACTGGATGATCCGTTAGACAATTGGCTTCCACTGGAGGATCCGCTAGATGATTGGCTTTCACTGGAGGATCCGATAGTCGATTGGCTTCCACTGGAGGATCCGCTAGATGATTGGCTTTCACTGGAGGATCCGCTAGATGATTGGCTTTCACTGGAGGATTCGCTAGACGATTGGCTTCCACTGGATGATCCGCTAGACGCTTGGCTTCCACTGGATGATCCACTAGACGATTGGCTTCCACTGGAGGATCCGCTAGACGATTGGCTACCACTGGATGATCCGCTAGATGCTTGGCTTTCACTGGAGGATTCGCTAGACGATTGGCTTCCACTGGATGATCCGTAGATACCTAAGCTCTTTTCTCTGTTTTCTTCGTAAATCCTATCAGCTTCTTCTCGGATTATCTGGCTCTGCGCATCACTTTCAAATGATTGATTTGAGCTAGACGAACTAATCTCGCTAGAGGACTGGCTGTTGGAAACACCTAAGCTCCTTTCTCTGTTTTCTTCGTAAATCCTATCACTGTTTTCTCTAATTATCTGGCTTTGGGCTTCACTTTCAAAAGATTGACTTGAGCTAGAGCTACTTTCGCTAGTTGACTCACTTTTGAAACCACGTAAACTCTTTCTTCtgttttcttcaaaaattctGTCATTCTCTTCTTGTATATTCTTGTTTTGCTCATCTTGTTCCCTTTGCTGCTGAGCTATTTGTTCGTTAATATTTTGGTTTATATTATAAGCATTTACTTGAGCATTTAGGTATGATTCCGAAGATCTGGAAGAACTCTCGAAACTACTGCTGGATCTGCTTCCACTGTTGGAGCTAGTTCTTGTGATGGTTTCCGTCTCTGTCGGTCCATTGTTGTAGTTGATATCTGAAATTACAATGTTCGTGCAAATTTTTGTGTGATTATCGCGAATATGacgaaaaaatttttgtattattagtcGAGAGACATTGTATCGGATCGATCAAGGCAAGACATtgtatcaatcaatcaaattattttttttaattaaaaggttAAGGTCGTtttatcgaaaaaaaaatcctcgatacatatacatatttcctttatacatattttgacggcctcgatggcgcagtggtaaagtgcttgcctctgcaccgtgaggttccgggttcgatccccggtcgggtcatgatggaacatgatatttttctggTTGGCCtcagtcttggatgtttatctatatatgtatttgttataaaatatagtatcgttgagttagtatcccataacacaagtctagaacttactttgaggctcaatctgtgattgtcctaaatatatttatttatatacaaggATTGAATAAATTAGGATCATCTTTTGTGTTTTTTCTTCCATTCGTTCGTACGGGCGTAATTTCAACGCACGTTAATAAAGCTTGTAATAGAATATTAGTACCACACACGGCAACGCTTTTGATTATGTTACTAGCGTTGttagtttcaaaatattgtcGTATTGCATCAAACCAGTCAGAAATGTGCACAATGGCAAAAGAATAGTCTCATCACAATATCCAAGAATATCTACATAATTGCAAAATAGTCAATCTCAAAACATATAACTCTAAATTTGATCAGtcaaaatttatcattaaaagtaaatgtattatttatataacaaagattttatacaataatattataacaaaaatgtaattaaatcgTCAAAACCCTCAGAAATGCGCAAACCTTAGCAGGTTTTGCAAGTAGTGGTTGGGTCGAAAGaggatttttaattgaaattgtgCGAATTTAGTTGAGATGAAACTAATGACATTTTTTGacatagaataatataaagcCTTAAGgcggaaaaataacttattgaaATCAATAATGTTGATAAAACTTACCTTCAGTTTCACCTGCCTTAGCTCCATGAGCCTGTCGATCAAAACGATATATGTTGATTTaacttgataaaatatagttataaaatcTGATTGCtgatataaaaactatttagtttatatacCCCAGGCGGCACCCCTAAAATAGGATCCCATTCGATGGAACAtccattttttaaacttgattATAGAAAAAGGACTAGAAGTCGTGATTCCGCTATCTACagcaatcaatatatatataaaaatcttccgttactgaatgactgactgacagacaactgGAAAGGAgctaggaagctgaaatttggcatgtaggtccCCTTGGGAGGAATATTAAAATCCAggaaagtaaaaatttaaagttatttgatTACTTGGTCAATGGAGATAACTAAATTGAATCCGTCTTGTGATTGTGTGTCCGTCCGATTGTCAACGTGTAAACTGACAATCGGGCTGACgattttagtgaaaaatatcACGAACAAGAAACTATTTGCAATTTCGACTAGCCGATAAATCTCTTCTTGAAAATTGCTTGAAGAAAAGTTGGTAAGAATACTGAATTGGCATAAAGGAACGTAAAAATTACAAAGCTACTAATTGTTTGCACATTAGAATacacaaaactaaataatcaTGGTACAATGCGATCTACTGCTTCAACAGAGAAAAGGCATACAACATACAGACAATAGACATACaagagaaaaaagaaacttactAAAGCGCAAACCACTACGGCAAAGACTATTGAGAGCTTCATGTTTGAGGGCCCAAGACAATATCTCTATGCCCGGCAAACGAGTACCTATGTTCCACGATATTATCCCGTTGGTTATATATCAAGCTATAGCAAACACTGAAAACACACAAATTTGTAATGCAGgtaattaattcatttgcATACCATCTACTGCGTCAATTCAACATCTGGACAAACACTTTCTGTATATTCAATGAGCGTTGTTAAAGTTGACACATTAATAggatattattgtaatagttttatttgaattcattaatttgtatttgctGTATTAGTATTAGTTGAAAAGTTAACTAAACAATCACTGGATCTAGCCACAGATacaatagaatattttgtCGTTTTTTGTCTTCATGGTCAATAAGCTACGGACCCACGTTTGATCGTTCTATCTGAAGATGAAGAACTAGTCACTTCAAGTGACATTTTGAAGAGCATGCATGCTTTTTCCGAATTCCTGCTATCTGTTAGTAAGGCGAAGGAGTCTACACCAATTAGGAAAAGTTGAATTGAAGTGTttctaaaattgttaattatattttgtataacaaattattacaacTAGATTTGTTTAAGAAACGACCTCTTGGCTGATTGAAATTATGATTTCTAacttactatataataaatacatttttactgtATTGGATTTGGTGTTATCTGatttatcctactaatatcataaaggcgaaagtttgtgaggatgtatgtgtgtatttttgtataacaaaatataatcatcCATTGTAATGGCTTCTATGCATCGCGAGCATTGCGAGGTTTGTATGTGATCATTAACTTACAGTTATAGGACAAAAAAAGAGTTGCTAAGAAGTAGAGGAAACCAACCTCCGCTTCGCAGCAGAGTGCACCGCAAACTGCATTCATATATTTCCTGTTTATGACAAccttataaaacaatttgacTCTTGGTTGACTGATTTGCATAGATTTGTTTAAGAAACGACCTCTTGGCTGATTGAAATTATGATTTCTAacttactatataataaatacatttttactgtATTGGATTTGGTGTTATCTGatttatcctactaatatcataaaggcgaaagtttgtgaggatgtatgtgtgtatttttgttactatttcacgcgaaatctactgaacggattgttacgaaatttggtacacgagtaattccgaaattcccacgggagcaaagcggAGCGTAGATAGTTTTATCATAAATAGCTAGTCATACTTATCATTAACTTAAATGAATCTGAAAAACCGCCatttacaacattaaaattatcaaaaacaaacacaGTAGCGAAGCCGATACCtatctttaattatatttatttatatttatttaaatatattaggacaaatcacagagattgagatagccccaaattaagttcgagacttgtgttatgggatactaactcaacgatactatattttataacaaatacatatatatatatatagataaacatccaagacccgggccagaaaaagatcattttccatcatgacccgaccggggatgggatccgggacttctcggttcagaggcaagcactttaccactgcgccgctgaggtcgtcaaatattaGTAATTTCGGATAATAAAGCACTCATACACATGAAATTTAAACATGCGACCATTGAATGGCAGTAACACTTGAATAAACATCTGCCGAGACAAAAcgtatataggtacttacgcTATCCGTCTATCATTGTCATTATGACATTTCAATTATAGGTAAAAtaatctgagcgttttccggttgtttcctcagccgttaacCGTTGGGCGTAGAGTTCGCTTCCCTACTTTCTTTTCACTTTGTTTTGTCTTCGATAGTCAATTGTTGGAGTACGGACTCGCATATATTATTCGCGTAATCAAGTTTGGGTTTGGCACCACCTGTGACTATctctatgaaaattataattctgtTTTGTTCTATATGTTTATCATAGTAGGCTCTGTCAACCAAGTAAgatgtgataataatattttacggTGAAAACAATCAAAACCTTCTGTATCACACTGGTGTGACTGTAAGGAAAAAATCTTCTGTGTCACACTGGTGTGACTGTAAGGAAAAAATCTTCTGTGTCACACTGGTGTGACTGTAAGGAAGAAAATCTTCTATGTCACACTGGTGTGATTGTAAGGAAAAAATCTTCTGTGTCACACTGGTGTGACTGTAAGGAAAAAATCTTCTGTGTCACACTGGTGTGACTGTaaggaaaataaatcttcTGTGTCACACTGGTGTGACTGTAAGGAAAAAAATCTTCTGTGTCACATTGGTGTGACTGTAAGGAAAAAATTGTTCTGTGTCATACTGGTGTGACTAACTGGTGTGACAGCGAGTCGGCtctcacaattttttttgttcttgtctttgaaaatgtttatggtgtttcaaaataatttgcattattttaacAAGGAGGTGATGGATGGATGACGAAAAAATGAATTgacgtaaatattttgtttatcacGTCACGATCCCTTtatcttacttttttatttatgtacaaaacatCTTAATAGATCTATAGAATATATATCTTCTTCCAGTCTATtcagtaaataatgtaatttcgAATTAATGAATGTATgacatctatattttattaatcgacgacctcggtggcgcagtggtaaagtgctttcctctgaactgagaggtcccgcgttcgatccccggtcgggtcatggtggaaaatgatgtttttctgattgatccgggtcttggatgtttatttatatatgtatttgttataaaaatatagtaccgttgagttagtatctcataacacaagtctcgattTTACTTTAgcgctagctcaatctgtgtgatttgtcctaatatgtatttatttatttattaatagcaGATTGCagtaaaattaagtataaagATGGAATTGTCtagaaaatcaattaaaactattttcagtCCTTTCTATTCTTGAAACCGTAGAAATAAGAGctaatttacaatgaattcaGGCAGCTCAGCTGTTTTTTGTGCGTTCTTCCatttatatgcaaaatatgtaaattttaaatttacaatattgtaattgaaaaagacaaatagttttattactgGCTGAAAAAACACAGATGTTTTTTTagtcttttaataaaatccttattttatttaattaattttgtagg
This genomic stretch from Plodia interpunctella isolate USDA-ARS_2022_Savannah chromosome 16, ilPloInte3.2, whole genome shotgun sequence harbors:
- the LOC128676798 gene encoding hornerin-like isoform X3 — its product is MKLSIVFAVVVCALAHGAKAGETEDINYNNGPTETETITRTSSNSGSRSSSSFESSSRSSESYLNAQVNAYNINQNINEQIAQQQREQDEQNKNIQEENDRIFEENRRKSLRGFKSESTSESSSSSSQSFESEAQSQIIRENSDRIYEENRERSLGVSNSQSSSEISSSSSNQSFESDAQSQIIREEADRIYEENREKSLGIYGSSSGSQSSSESSSESQASSGSSSGSQSSSGSSSGSQSSSGSSSGSQASSGSSSGSQSSSESSSESQSSSGSSSESQSSSGSSSGSQSTIGSSSESQSSSGSSSGSQLSNGSSSGSQASSGSSSGSQSSNGSSSGSQSSSGSSSGSQASSGSSSESQSSSGLSNGGQSSSGSSSGSQSSSGSSSGSQSSSGLSSISQSISGSSNGSQSSSGSSSGSQSSSGLSNGGQLSSGSSSGSQSSSGSSSGSQSTSGSSSGSQTSSGSSSGSQASSGSSSGSQSSNGSSSGSQSSSGSSSGSQSSNGSSSGSQSSSGLSSISQSSNGSSSGSQSSSGSSSGSQSSSGLSNGGQSSSGSSSGSQSSSGSSSGSQSTSGSSSGSQTSSGSSSGSQTSSGSSSGSQSSNGSSSGSQSSSGSSSGSQSSNGSSSGSQSSSGSSSGSQSSNGSSSGSQSSSGSSSGSQLSNGSSSGSQSSSGSSSGSQSSNESSSGSQSSSGSSSGSQSSSGSSSGSQSSNGSSSGSQSSSGSSSGSQSSNGSSSGSQSSSGSSSGSQLSNGSSSGSQSSSGSSSGSQSSNESSSGSQWSSGSSSESQSSNGSSSGSQLSNGSSSGSQSSSGSSSGSQSSNESSSGSQSSSGSSSGSQASSGSSSGSQSSSGSSSGSQLSNGSSSGSQSSSGSSSGSQSSNGSSSGSQSSSGSSSGSQASSGLSNGGQSSSGSSSGSQSLSGSSSGSQSSSGSSSGSQSSNGSSSGSQSSSGSSSGSQSSNGSSSGSQSSSGSSSGSQLSNGSSSGSQSSSGSSSGSQSSNGSSSGSQSSSGSSSGSQLSSGLSNGGQSSSGSSSGSQSLSGSSSGSQSSSGLSSISQSSNGSSSGSQSSSGSSSGSQSSSGLSNGGQSSSGSSSGSQSSSGSSSGSQSSNGSSSGSQSSSGSSSGSQSSSGSSSGSQSSSGSSSGSQSSSGSSSGSQSSSGLSSISQSSNGSSSGSQSSSGSSSGSQSSSGLSNGGQSSSGSSSISQSSNGSSSGSQSSSGSSSGSQSSSGSSSGSQASSGSSSGSQSSSGLSNGGQSSSGSSSGTQSSSGSSSGSQSSSGSSSGSQSSSGSSSGNQSSSGSSSGSQVSSGSFSGSQASSGSSNGSQSSSGLSNGGQSSSGSSSGSQSSSGSSSGSQSSSGSSSGNQSSSGLSNGGQSSSGLSNGGQSSSGLSNGGQSSSGSSSGSQSSSGLSGNNGSTSSNSGSSSQSSSSLLPNQPGRPIIVQPGGPIQPVSWSSNGSQSSSSSQASSVTSEQQSSSSSGISSQSSSSSNSNQPGGPIIVQPGVPIQPVTGSSDSLSSSQSSSNSQTSGQQSLSSSGSNSQSSSSSSSNQPRRPIIVQPGGPIQPGGLIQPGGPIQPGGLIQPGGPIQPGGPIQPGGPIQPGGPIQPGGPIQPGGPIQPGGSIQPGGPIQPGGPIQPGGPIQPGGPIQPLTGSSGAQSLSSSQTSQLSGQQLSSSSGSDSQSSSYSTSNQGRPIQPIYTRPEYATSSSQSQSSSDAQSNTYLYGQPEQPGYPGPGQSGSSSGSSSQSQSNAQSSSTDVIDRRGRYDLNKPRGIETDMNLNTLFINDGTKDGRCYCSCGVNRRPIFLSVEPNQLGL
- the LOC128676798 gene encoding hornerin-like isoform X1 is translated as MKLSIVFAVVVCALAHGAKAGETEDINYNNGPTETETITRTSSNSGSRSSSSFESSSRSSESYLNAQVNAYNINQNINEQIAQQQREQDEQNKNIQEENDRIFEENRRKSLRGFKSESTSESSSSSSQSFESEAQSQIIRENSDRIYEENRERSLGVSNSQSSSEISSSSSNQSFESDAQSQIIREEADRIYEENREKSLGIYGSSSGSQSSSESSSESQASSGSSSGSQSSSGSSSGSQSSSGSSSGSQASSGSSSGSQSSSESSSESQSSSGSSSESQSSSGSSSGSQSTIGSSSESQSSSGSSSGSQLSNGSSSGSQASSGSSSGSQSSNGSSSGSQSSSGSSSGSQASSGSSSESQSSSGLSNGGQSSSGSSSGSQSSSGSSSGSQSSSGLSSISQSISGSSNGSQSSSGSSSGSQSSSGLSNGGQLSSGSSSGSQSSSGSSSGSQSTSGSSSGSQTSSGSSSGSQASSGSSSGSQSSNGSSSGSQSSSGSSSGSQSSNGSSSGSQSSSGLSSISQSSNGSSSGSQSSSGSSSGSQSSSGLSNGGQSSSGSSSGSQSSSGSSSGSQSTSGSSSGSQTSSGSSSGSQTSSGSSSGSQSSNGSSSGSQSSSGSSSGSQSSNGSSSGSQSSSGSSSGSQSSNGSSSGSQSSSGSSSGSQLSNGSSSGSQSSSGSSSGSQSSNESSSGSQSSSGSSSGSQSSSGSSSGSQSSNGSSSGSQSSSGSSSGSQSSNGSSSGSQSSSGSSSGSQLSNGSSSGSQSSSGSSSGSQSSNESSSGSQWSSGSSSESQSSNGSSSGSQLSNGSSSGSQSSSGSSSGSQSSNESSSGSQSSSGSSSGSQASSGSSSGSQSSSGSSSGSQLSNGSSSGSQSSSGSSSGSQSSNGSSSGSQSSSGSSSGSQASSGLSNGGQSSSGSSSGSQSLSGSSSGSQSSSGSSSGSQSSNGSSSGSQSSSGSSSGSQSSNGSSSGSQSSSGSSSGSQLSNGSSSGSQSSSGSSSGSQSSNGSSSGSQSSSGSSSGSQLSSGLSNGGQSSSGSSSGSQSLSGSSSGSQSSSGLSSISQSSNGSSSGSQSSSGSSSGSQSSSGLSNGGQSSSGSSSGSQSSSGSSSGSQSSNGSSSGSQSSSGSSSGSQSSSGSSSGSQSSSGSSSGSQSSSGSSSGSQSSSGLSSISQSSNGSSSGSQSSSGSSSGSQSSSGLSNGGQSSSGSSSISQSSNGSSSGSQSSSGSSSGSQSSSGSSSGSQASSGSSSGSQSSSGLSNGGQSSSGSSSGTQSSSGSSSGSQSSSGSSSGSQSSSGSSSGNQSSSGSSSGSQVSSGSFSGSQASSGSSNGSQSSSGLSNGGQSSSGSSSGSQSSSGSSSGSQSSSGSSSGNQSSSGLSNGGQSSSGLSNGGQSSSGLSNGGQSSSGSSSGSQSSSGLSGNNGSTSSNSGSSSQSSSSLLPNQPGRPIIVQPGGPIQPVSWSSNGSQSSSSSQASSVTSEQQSSSSSGISSQSSSSSNSNQPGGPIIVQPGVPIQPVTGSSDSLSSSQSSSNSQTSGQQSLSSSGSNSQSSSSSSSNQPRRPIIVQQEGPIVQPEGPSGPIQAGGPIQPGGPIQAGGPIQPGGPIQPGGLIQPGGPIQPGGLIQPGGPIQPGGPIQPGGPIQPGGPIQPGGPIQPGGPIQPGGSIQPGGPIQPGGPIQPGGPIQPGGPIQPLTGSSGAQSLSSSQTSQLSGQQLSSSSGSDSQSSSYSTSNQGRPIQPIYTRPEYATSSSQSQSSSDAQSNTYLYGQPEQPGYPGPGQSGSSSGSSSQSQSNAQSSSTDVIDRRGRYDLNKPRGIETDMNLNTLFINDGTKDGRCYCSCGVNRRPIFLSVEPNQLGL